Below is a genomic region from Ancylomarina subtilis.
CCAAATTGACTTAGAGCCTTCTTTTATAAGCTTCTTTTTGTTGTAAACACTTTCATATTTAACATTAAATTCAGACCACGTCCCACCATTGTTAGAGGTATTTTGTAATAGTGGCTCGAATCTGTCCATTGCCTTGGCAAATTTGGCTTCAACAGTTTTGCCTTCCTCAAATTCCTCCCAAATCGCGATAAACTCTTGTGCTTGTTCAGTAGGCAGCATCCCAAAAATTCTTTTAGCCGCTTTCAATTCTTCATCTGTGTTAGAATGATTCTTAACAGAATCATAAATAAAGGTATCTCCAGCATCTATTTCAACAATATCATGGATCAAAACCATTTTTAATACTTTCAATACATCTATTTGCTCATTTGCATGCTCCGACAGAACAATAGTCATCATAGCTAGGTGCCAGCTATGTTCAGCGTCATTTTCATGTCTGTCACTATTGAATAGTTTTGTTTTTCGTTGGATGTATTTGATCTTAT
It encodes:
- a CDS encoding HD domain-containing protein, which translates into the protein MMKIDNLLKQVEFIKEIDKIKYIQRKTKLFNSDRHENDAEHSWHLAMMTIVLSEHANEQIDVLKVLKMVLIHDIVEIDAGDTFIYDSVKNHSNTDEELKAAKRIFGMLPTEQAQEFIAIWEEFEEGKTVEAKFAKAMDRFEPLLQNTSNNGGTWSEFNVKYESVYNKKKLIKEGSKSIWGFAEELINESVENGILKK